The stretch of DNA GCATACTCACATTCATCGACGTGCGGATCGACGAGATGCCCTCGTACGGGTTGCCGGCCACTCCGATCTCCTGCTCATAGCGCTCGACGAGTGCCTCGGCCTCCGGCAGTTGACCGGTGACCGGCGCGGCCATCCCGGACATCAGCAGTCCGACGGCTGCGGTGCGAACCACGCGCTTCATATGCGTATTCCTGCGTTCGGGTACACGGGCCGCGCCTGCTGCGCGGAGGTCGGAAGATAACACGGCAGCGGTAGGCGCTGCACGCGTGGCCACCGCGGCCAGCGGCCGTGGCATGTGACGGACAGGGGTTCGATCGAAGTGGAGCGCCTGTCGCTCAACGTGTCGCACAGGCCGCACGGAGCGTGTGCCGGAGCAGGACGTCCACGGTGACCGGGCCCACGCCGCCGCGTGCAGGCACGTACGCGGACAGCCGCGGAAGCGCGGCCTGCAGCACCTCCCCGGATCGCCGTGCGCCGAAGTAGCCGCCGTCGACGACAACGCCACCCACCGGCAGCCAGTCGGGTTCCACGGCCTGCGGAATACCCGCAGGAAAGATGGCGACGTCCGCGGAGGCGAGCGCGTTGCGTAGCGCGTCCTTCCCGGCGGCGGCACGCACGCGCGTGACCTCCGCCCCCGCACGCTCCAGCAGCACGACGAGCGGTTCGCCGATGGCCGCCGCACCGGTGCCAACGAAGACGCGGCGACCGGCAAGCTCGACACCGCCGTCCTCGAGCAGCGCCATGATCGCTACCGCACTTGCCGCAGGGAATACATCCTCGCCCGTGCGCAGGCGCTCGAGCGTTTCCGGGTTCGCGCCGTCG from Longimicrobiales bacterium encodes:
- a CDS encoding bifunctional 5,10-methylenetetrahydrofolate dehydrogenase/5,10-methenyltetrahydrofolate cyclohydrolase, which encodes MTARLIDGRALARRMRNALRDDVAACIADSGAIPCMVAIGSAADAAAETYVTLKLDAARNVGIRFVPVLLSPDATTEDAVREVRRAADDDAVHGIFVQYPLPRIDARACNAAIPVGKDIDGANPETLERLRTGEDVFPAASAVAIMALLEDGGVELAGRRVFVGTGAAAIGEPLVVLLERAGAEVTRVRAAAGKDALRNALASADVAIFPAGIPQAVEPDWLPVGGVVVDGGYFGARRSGEVLQAALPRLSAYVPARGGVGPVTVDVLLRHTLRAACATR